A window from Telopea speciosissima isolate NSW1024214 ecotype Mountain lineage chromosome 8, Tspe_v1, whole genome shotgun sequence encodes these proteins:
- the LOC122672795 gene encoding nifU-like protein 1, chloroplastic: MGVLAGTIGFTVDPAAFLPKKPYTITSHLRRTTSSSLASVGVREEHPHPLGGAVVVVAANRWVFFNFNKALNASRSWKGKARANGSPGLYSAQSFELTAENVDLVLEDVRPYLIADGGNVDVVSVQDGVISLKLQGACGSCPSSTTTMKMGIERVLKEKFGEAIKDICQVSDDQQSETTVETVNGHLDILRPAIKSYGGSIEVLSIQGGDCYVRYMGPQSIGSGIKAAIKERFPDIVNVFFSD, encoded by the exons ATGGGCGTTTTGGCAGGCACAATTGGCTTCACCGTTGACCCGGCGGCGTTTCTCCCCAAGAAACCCTATACTATTACATCCCATCTCCGGCGTACAACCTCATCCTCCTTGGCTTCTGTTGGAGTACGAGAAGAACATCCACATCCACTTGGAGGAGCGGTGGTAGTGGTGGCCGCCAATAGATGGGtgttcttcaatttcaataagGCACTTAACGCTTCCAGGTCTTGGAAAGGGAAAGCGAGGGCCAATGGTTCTCCTGGTCTCTACTCTGCTCAAAGCTTCGAGCTCACAGCAGAGAACGTGGACTTAGTCCTCGAGGATGTTCGACCCTATCTTATTGCCGATGGAGGAAACGTCGATGTTGTTTCCGTCCAAGATGGAGTCATCTCTCTCAAGCTTCAAG GAGCATGTGGGAGCTGTCCTAGCTCGACAACCACCATGAAGATGGGGATAGAACGAGTATTAAAGGAGAAATTTGGAGAAGCAATCAAGGATATCTGCCAGGTCTCTGATGACCAGCAGAGCGAGACGACTGTTGAG ACGGTGAATGGTCATCTTGATATACTAAGGCCAGCCATTAAAAGTTATGGTGGGAGTATCGAAGTACTATCCATTCAGGGAGGAGATTGCTATGTACGATATATGGGGCCTCAGTCAATTGGATCAGGAATCAAAGCAGCCATCAAAGAGAGATTCCCAGACATTGTGAATGTTTTCTTCAGCGACTAA
- the LOC122672853 gene encoding nuclear intron maturase 3, mitochondrial — protein MRLNLRRIISSETRVSAFSSLQFYSIHLNCNASPAPEILDHESRIKPLNRTDLETLVLQQYRHGKFSDLVTNVVAVPAVLLAASDNLRPRLSNGESSFDSSLYTSVSRRFSVEDTARELRENRFDVEACCVRMLPSRKKGDSLVLPNLKLKVVIEAVRLVLEIVYDERFATFAYGGRVGMGGHTAMRYLKHSVENPNWWFHVCFHPHKFDALHFRKLSSFIQSKIEDKLLIDLIWRFFESEAVRIEFGGCSMGRGFPQESNLSPILINVYFNGLDKEMQNLRMQMDHLNPKFDPMEYSLPPSRVFHKPVKMYAVRYLDEILVITSGSKPLTMDLKNQIVEFLEGILELKVDRLNTTIHSAVSEKIIFLGMELQAVPPSVLHPPLSDKAIRARKKYIKQKEARALELRNARETRRKKLGLKILNHVFKKLERAEGFKFDFHIEMQVRDIFRAWADEVVQEFLGSLDERSNWHRILSSGDFLNLKAIRSQLPQQLVDAYDQFQEQVNNFLNPVQARKALEEEGRRREEEERESYSRSTVKDLTKLCIRVAAPIHLVRKAVKLAGFTNSMGRPRPIKLLIPLEDTDIIKWYAGVGRRWLDFFCCCRNFSMVKTAVTYHLRFSCLLTLAEKHESTKREAIRHYTKDLKVSDATGLEEVHFPTEREIKMMGDNNLSDPKPVDGTLSMILIRLASDESSCSCVAHFCNRTDVGVYRIRLLQNRLNMNPLNEEKWVPGMGVIHESLNRKCLPLCSDHTSDLYLGKISLQDIDCTSFLDVQ, from the coding sequence ATGCGTTTGAACCTCAGACGAATCATTTCGTCCGAAACGAGGGTTTCAGCCTTCTCTTCTCTGCAATTTTATTCTATCCATCTCAACTGTAATGCTTCGCCCGCGCCGGAGATTTTGGACCATGAGAGCCGTATCAAACCTTTAAACAGAACCGATCTCGAAACTTTAGTGCTGCAGCAGTACCGCCATGGAAAATTCTCTGACCTCGTCACCAACGTCGTCGCCGTGCCTGCCGTTCTACTGGCTGCCTCCGATAATCTTCGTCCTCGACTCTCTAATGGCGAAAGCTCCTTCGATTCTTCTCTTTACACCTCCGTGTCCCGGAGATTTTCAGTGGAAGACACCGCACGCGAACTTCGAGAAAATCGTTTCGATGTTGAAGCTTGTTGTGTTAGAATGCTGCCCTCGAGAAAGAAAGGAGACTCCTTGGTCCTTCCCAATCTGAAACTGAAAGTCGTCATTGAAGCTGTTCGGCTTGTGCTGGAGATTGTCTACGATGAGCGTTTCGCTACTTTTGCCTACGGTGGCCGTGTTGGTATGGGTGGGCATACTGCAATGAGGTACCTTAAACACTCCGTCGAAAACCCTAATTGGTGGTTTCATGTTTGTTTTCATCCCCACAAATTTGATGCTCTACATTTTCGTAAACTTAGTTCCTTCATCCAATCTAAGATAGAAGATAAGCTTTTGATTGATCTTATATGGAGATTCTTCGAATCCGAAGCGGTGAGGATTGAATTTGGTGGTTGTTCCATGGGAAGGGGCTTTCCCCAAGAAAGTAACCTCTCCCCAATTTTGATCAATGTTTACTTCAATGGTCTTGATAAGGAAATGCAAAATCTCCGCATGCAGATGGACCATCTCAATCCGAAATTTGATCCCATGGAGTATTCTTTGCCTCCATCCAGAGTTTTCCATAAACCTGTGAAGATGTACGCAGTTAGGTACTTGGATGAGATACTAGTGATAACGTCTGGTTCGAAACCACTGACTATGGACTTGAAGAATCAAATTGTAGAATTTCTAGAGGGGATATTGGAGCTAAAGGTAGATAGATTAAATACTACAATCCATAGTGCAGTATCAGAGAAGATTATCTTTTTAGGAATGGAACTTCAGGCTGTTCCCCCTTCAGTTTTGCATCCTCCATTGTCAGATAAAGCGATCAGGGCTCGGAAGAAGTACATTAAACAGAAAGAGGCTAGGGCTCTAGAGCTGAGAAATGCTAGGGAGACTAGAAGAAAGAAACtgggtttgaaaattttaaatcacGTTTTTAAGAAGTTAGAGAGGGCTGAAGGGTTCAAATTTGACTTCCATATTGAGATGCAGGTCAGAGATATCTTTAGAGCTTGGGCAGATGAAGTGGTGCAAGAGTTCTTGGGGTCCTTGGACGAGCGTTCAAATTGGCATCGGATACTGTCATCAGGTGATTTTCTCAATTTGAAAGCTATTAGGAGTCAGCTTCCCCAACAGCTTGTGGACGCTTATGACCAATTTCAAGAGCAGGTAAACAACTTTTTGAATCCAGTTCAAGCTAGAAAAGCTTTGGAGGAAGAAGgcaggagaagagaagaagaagaaagagagagttacTCAAGGAGCACagtgaaggatttgacaaaattGTGTATCAGAGTTGCTGCACCAATCCATCTTGTTAGGAAAGCGGTTAAATTAGCTGGATTTACAAATTCAATGGGGCGTCCAAGGCCAATCAAATTATTAATTCCTCTGGAAGATACCGATATCATCAAGTGGTATGCAGGTGTAGGTAGGAGATGGCTGGATTTCTTCTGCTGCTGCCGAAATTTCAGTATGGTAAAAACGGCTGTCACCTACCACTTAAGGTTTTCCTGTTTATTGACACTAGCAGAAAAGCATGAGTCAACCAAACGTGAGGCCATTAGGCATTACACCAAGGATCTGAAAGTTTCTGATGCAACTGGTTTGGAAGAAGTGCACTTCCCAACAGAGAGGGAGATCAAGATGATGGGTGATAATAATCTTTCTGATCCAAAACCTGTGGATGGGACACTATCAATGATTCTGATCAGATTAGCTTCTGATGAGTCTTCATGTTCTTGTGTGGCTCACTTCTGCAATAGAACAGATGTTGGCGTTTATCGGATCCGGTTACTGCAAAACCGTCTTAATATGAATCCATTGAATGAAGAGAAGTGGGTTCCTGGAATGGGAGTCATTCATGAGAGTCTAAATCGGAAGTGCCTCCCACTCTGTTCTGATCACACAAGTGATTTATACCTGGGAAAAATCTCCCTACAGGACATTGACTGTACTTCTTTTCTGGATGTGCAATGa
- the LOC122670694 gene encoding protein AGENET DOMAIN (AGD)-CONTAINING P1-like isoform X1: protein MLQSVLSKPAGSNMSKPEGSKVPKPKSSSKKHSSKSKVKFEKSVLSKPEGSNVPKPEGPSKKHSSMSKVKFEKGTEVEICSDEAGYVGAWFVATYVKKVGNKYLIEHKHFFTDETETEHHKEKVDAQHIRPLPPEIPVVNRFKRLEEVDAWYSDSWWVGAISKVLDNSKYLVYFRNTKEELEFEHSNLRHHQDWIDGQWIRAAQV from the exons ATGTTGCAGAGTGTCTTGTCGAAACCAGCAGGGAGTAACATGTCAAAGCCAGAGGGAAGTAAGGTGCCAAAACCAAAGAGCTCATCAAAAAAGCATTCATCAAAGTCGAAGGTGAAGTTTGAAAAG AGTGTCTTGTCGAAACCAGAGGGGAGTAATGTGCCAAAACCAGAGGGTCCATCAAAAAAGCATTCATCAATGTCGAAGGTGAAATTTGAAAAGGGAACAGAAGTGGAGATCTGCAGTGATGAAGCAGGTTATGTTGGTGCTTGGTTTGTTGCAACCTATGTCAAAAAAGTAGGGAATAAGTACTTGATTGAGCATAAGCACTTCTTCACAGACGAAACTGAGACTGAGCACCATAAAGAAAAGGTGGATGCTCAGCACATCAGGCCTCTTCCTCCTGAGATTCCAGTGGTTAACCGTTTCAAACGTCTTGAAGAAGTCGATGCTTGGTACAGTGATTCTTGGTGGGTGGGTGCAATCTCCAAAGTTCTTGACAATTCAAAGTACTTGGTATACTTCAGGAACACTAAAGAAGAATTGGAGTTTGAACATTCTAACTTGAGGCATCATCAAGATTGGATTGATGGCCAATGGATTAGGGCTGCCCAGGTATGA
- the LOC122670694 gene encoding protein AGENET DOMAIN (AGD)-CONTAINING P1-like isoform X2, translating into MLQSVLSKPAGSNMSKPEGSKVPKPKSSSKKHSSKSKSVLSKPEGSNVPKPEGPSKKHSSMSKVKFEKGTEVEICSDEAGYVGAWFVATYVKKVGNKYLIEHKHFFTDETETEHHKEKVDAQHIRPLPPEIPVVNRFKRLEEVDAWYSDSWWVGAISKVLDNSKYLVYFRNTKEELEFEHSNLRHHQDWIDGQWIRAAQV; encoded by the exons ATGTTGCAGAGTGTCTTGTCGAAACCAGCAGGGAGTAACATGTCAAAGCCAGAGGGAAGTAAGGTGCCAAAACCAAAGAGCTCATCAAAAAAGCATTCATCAAAGTCGAAG AGTGTCTTGTCGAAACCAGAGGGGAGTAATGTGCCAAAACCAGAGGGTCCATCAAAAAAGCATTCATCAATGTCGAAGGTGAAATTTGAAAAGGGAACAGAAGTGGAGATCTGCAGTGATGAAGCAGGTTATGTTGGTGCTTGGTTTGTTGCAACCTATGTCAAAAAAGTAGGGAATAAGTACTTGATTGAGCATAAGCACTTCTTCACAGACGAAACTGAGACTGAGCACCATAAAGAAAAGGTGGATGCTCAGCACATCAGGCCTCTTCCTCCTGAGATTCCAGTGGTTAACCGTTTCAAACGTCTTGAAGAAGTCGATGCTTGGTACAGTGATTCTTGGTGGGTGGGTGCAATCTCCAAAGTTCTTGACAATTCAAAGTACTTGGTATACTTCAGGAACACTAAAGAAGAATTGGAGTTTGAACATTCTAACTTGAGGCATCATCAAGATTGGATTGATGGCCAATGGATTAGGGCTGCCCAGGTATGA